In the genome of Candidatus Methylomirabilota bacterium, the window GTCGGCCGCGCTCGGCAGCGCGTAGTCGAGGAGCGAGCCCGTGAGGAGCTGGCCCGCCCCGTCGTAGCGCAGGCTCTCGTGCGTCGCGTTGCCGATCCCGAAGGCCGCGCCCCCCACGAGCTGGTCCTGGACGAGACGCGGGTTGACCGCGCGGCCCACATCGGCGCCGACCACCACGCGGCGCAGCGTGACGACACCGGTCTCGGGATCGACGTCGGCGATGACGGCGACGCCGCAGCCGGCATAGGTGACCTTGGGGACTTTGAAGGAGGCGTCCACGGCCAGGGACTGCCGTGTCGCGAGCTCGCCGAGGGTCAGCGAGCGGCCGTTGGCGGAGAGTCGGCCGGCCTCGTAGCTGACCGAATCCTCGGCGACGCCGAGCGCCTCCGCGGCTCGTCGCCGCGCTTCCGCGATGAGCTTGTCGCCCGCCATCTGCGCGGCATTGCCGGCGGTGACCGTGGCCCGCGAGCCATAGGTGCCGACGCCGCTCTCCACGGCGGCCGTATCCGGGTGGCGCACCTCGAAGCGATCGGCGGGGAGCCCGAGGGCGCCTCCGAGGATCTGGGCGAGCACCGTCTCGAGCCCCGGGCCCATGGACGAGGCGCCGGTGTCCACGGTGAAGCGGCCGTCGGGGCGGGCCTCGACGCGGGCGGTCTCGAAGGGCCCGAGCCCGGTCTTCTCCACGTACATGGCGAGCCCGATGCCGCGCCGGATGCCCCGGCCGGCGAGGGCGCGCTGCTCGGCGCGGGCGGCGTCGTAGCCGAGCCGCTCGAGGAGGCTCGCGAAGAGCGCGGGGAAGTCTCCCGAGTCGTAGACGGTGGGCACCCCGAAGGAGACGGTGCCGCAATCGTAGGGCATGTCGGCGGCCACGAGCAGATTGCGGCGGCGGATCTCCGCGGGATCGAGGCCGAGCCGCGTAGCCGCCGCGTCCATGAGCCGCTCGCGGGCGAAGTTGCACTCGGGTCGCCCCGGCGCGCGGAGCGTGCCCACCGGGGTCTTGTTGGTGACCACGCTCCAGAGATCGCAGACGTAGTGAGGCACGCGATAGGGCCCGGGGAGAAGCGCGGCGCCGAACTCGGCGGGCAGGAGTGCCGCCGTCCGCACGTAGGCGCCGATGTCGGCGTGGATGACCACGCGCATGGCGCGGATCCGTCCGTCCGCCTCGAAGCCGATCTCGAGATCGTAGGTGGCCTCGCGGGCGTGGTTGGCCGCGGTCAGGTTCTCGCGCCGGCTCTCGACCCAGCGCACGGGGCGGCGGACCTTGAGGGCGGCCAGCGGGACCAGAATGTCCTCGGGGTAGAGCTCGCCGCGGACGCCGAAGCCGCCCCCCACGTCGACCTCGGT includes:
- a CDS encoding xanthine dehydrogenase family protein molybdopterin-binding subunit, whose product is MIGKPLTRLGAQGLLTGNGRFVGDVRLPAMAEAAVLRSPHAHARIVGIDARGALAMPGVLAVLTGADVPETAVIPNRVPAPEGTATFLQPAIARGVARYAGEPVALVVAESRYLAEDALERIAVEYEPLSAVVSAEAALAAGAPRLFPSSASNNVALIQMRVGDGERGLEGSALLVRERFRHARQTAAAVETRGLVAVPPGVTGGEMHLIGSTKCIHINRNILAPIFGMPPGALRLTEVDVGGGFGVRGELYPEDILVPLAALKVRRPVRWVESRRENLTAANHAREATYDLEIGFEADGRIRAMRVVIHADIGAYVRTAALLPAEFGAALLPGPYRVPHYVCDLWSVVTNKTPVGTLRAPGRPECNFARERLMDAAATRLGLDPAEIRRRNLLVAADMPYDCGTVSFGVPTVYDSGDFPALFASLLERLGYDAARAEQRALAGRGIRRGIGLAMYVEKTGLGPFETARVEARPDGRFTVDTGASSMGPGLETVLAQILGGALGLPADRFEVRHPDTAAVESGVGTYGSRATVTAGNAAQMAGDKLIAEARRRAAEALGVAEDSVSYEAGRLSANGRSLTLGELATRQSLAVDASFKVPKVTYAGCGVAVIADVDPETGVVTLRRVVVGADVGRAVNPRLVQDQLVGGAAFGIGNATHESLRYDGAGQLLTGSLLDYALPSAADMPVIDAFFQEVPAQTNPLGLRGVGECGNPGLGAAIANAVCDALRELGVGLSEIPVTPARVRAAVEAATAGATATQP